One window of the Lytechinus variegatus isolate NC3 chromosome 3, Lvar_3.0, whole genome shotgun sequence genome contains the following:
- the LOC121411275 gene encoding uncharacterized protein LOC121411275, giving the protein MSFFFRTYINSRHVQEMVQQYPALRTFFAYVEQTYVNGPVFSVHFWNVYNRTMETRTNNYCEAFHNRWNKCLAVPHPNIWRVIRRIKDEGSRTLNVLQRVERGDRLPRRRRKWRELERRITRVRREFERGERNLISLWNAAVHFSKTYI; this is encoded by the exons atgtcattttttttcaggacatACATCAACAGCAGACATGTTCAGGAGATGGTGCAGCAGTATCCAGCACTGCGAACGTTCTTCGCGTATGTGGAACAGACCTATGTTAATGGACCTGTCTTCTCAGTCCATTTCTGGAATGTGTACAACCGCACCATGGAGACAAGAACAAACAACTACTGCGAAG CCTTTCACAACAGATGGAACAAGTGTCTGGCTGTCCCACATCCAAACATCTGGCGTGTGATACGTCGTATCAAAGATGAGGGTAGCAGAACCCTGAATGTTCTTCAGCGCGTGGAAAGAGGAGATCGTCTCCCCAGGAGAAGGAGGAAGTGGAGGGAGTTGGAGCGAAGGATAACTCGAGTTCGGAGGGAATTCGAACGAGGAGAGAGGAATCTCATTTCCTTATGGAACGCCGCTGTGCACTTTAGCAAAACAtacatttaa